A genomic stretch from Oreochromis aureus strain Israel breed Guangdong linkage group 17, ZZ_aureus, whole genome shotgun sequence includes:
- the LOC120433970 gene encoding ryanodine receptor 2-like, protein MRRKYKVRKNQCYMFHMYVGVRAGGGIGDQIEDPAGDEYEIYRIIFDITFFFFVIVILLAIIQGLIIDAFGDLRDQQEQVKEDMETKCFICGIGNDYFDTVPHGFETHTLQEHNLANYLFFLMYLINKDETEHTGQESYVWKMYQERCWEFFPAGDCFRKQYEDQLN, encoded by the exons TGTTACATGTTCCACATGTATGTGGGAGTGCGAGCAGGTGGAGGAATTGGTGACCAGATTGAGGATCCAGCTGGTGATGAGTATGAGATCTACCGGATCATCTTCGACATCacgttcttcttctttgtcattGTAATCCTCCTGGCTATCATCCAGG GGTTAATCATTGATGCCTTTGGAGATCTGAGGGATCAGCAGGAACAAGTGAAAGAAGACATGGag ACCAAATGTTTTATCTGTGGAATAGGTAATGACTACTTTGACACCGTGCCACACGGCTTTGAAACGCACACTCTACAGGAGCACAACTTAGCCAACTACCT aTTCTTTCTGATGTATCTCATCAACAAAGATGAAACAGAGCACACAGGCCAG GAGTCTTACGTATGGAAAATGTACCAGGAACGTTGTTGGGAGTTTTTCCCCGCTGGTGACTGTTTCCGGAAACAGTATGAGGATCAGCTCAACTGA